The Bacteroides fragilis NCTC 9343 genome includes the window TCTACAGCATCACGCTGCCTGAAGGAGAAGCTCGGCTGAGTTTCTCCTATTTGGGATATACCGGCCAGCAACATGTGCTGAACTTAACCGCAGATACTCTACTGAACATCCGGATGAAAGACAACAATATGCTGCAAGAAGTAGTCATCGTGTCGGACAAAGCCGAATCGGGAGTCATGGCCACCCAGATGGGAGCCAGCGAAATACCGATGACCCAGATAAAAAACACACCCAGCATCCTGGGAGAAGCCGATGTGATGAAAGCCATCCAGCTGATGCCGGGCGTACAAGCCGGAATGGAAGGCTCTGCCGGACTCTATGTACGCGGCGGAGGCCCCGACCAGAACCTGATCCTTCTGGACGGAGTACCGGTATACAACGTAGACCATTTATTGGGCTTCTTCTCCGTCTTTACACCTGAAGCCGTGAAGAAAGTGACACTTTTCAAAAGCTCCTTCCCCGCCCGCTTTGGCGGACGCCTCTCTTCCGTTATCGATGTGCGCACCAACGATGGCGACATGAAGAACTATCACGGAGTGGTCAGCGTGGGGCTTCTGACCAGCAAAATCAATTTCGAGGGACCGATCATAAAGAACCGGACTTCGTTCAACATTTCCGCCCGCCGTTCGTACATCGACCTGCTGGCCAAACCCTTCATGCCCAAAGACGAGAAATACAGCTATTACTTTTTTGATGTCAATGCCAAGATCAACCATAAGTTCTCTGATCGCAGCCGCCTGTTCCTCAGTGCATACAATGGCAAAGACCATTTTATGACAAAGTATGACGACACTTACTACGGTGACGAAGACAAGTACAGGGATGGCGGAAAGATGAACTGGGGAAATACCATCGTTTCGGGACGCTGGAACTACATCTTTAACAACAAGCTGTTCAGCAATACCACAGTCGCTTTCAATAACTATAAGTTTGACGTCAGTACATTCACCAAGAATGAGATACATACAAACAACCAAATCACCTGGAACCGCTATAAGGCCGATTATAAATCGGGAATCCGGGATTGGAGCGCTCAGATAGATTTTGACTATAACCCTATCCCCACACATCATGTCAAGTTCGGAGTGCAATATCTGCACCATAGCTTCCGTCCGGAAGTCTCCACCTCGAAGATATTCGACAAGACCGGAGAAACCATCGAGCGGGACACGACGTATTATACTACCTCCAACAGTGAGATCCTTGCCCACGAAGCATCTGCCTATCTTGAAGATAACTTCAATCTGAGCAGTCGCCTGCGTATGAATCTGGGCCTGCACTTCTCGACTTTCCAAGTGCAAAAGAAAAACTACTTCTCCGTGCAGCCCCGCATCTCCGCACGCTATCAGCTCAGCAAAGATGTAGTATTGAAAGCTTCGTATACGAAAATGAGCCAATATGTACACTTGATTTCATCCATGCCTTTTGCCATGCCCACCGACTTGTGGGTACCTGTCACCAGCAAAATCAAACCCATGCAGGCCCATCAGGTCTCGTTAGGCGGTTACTATACGGGAATCGACGGATGGGAATTCTCAATAGAAGGATACTATAAAGGAATGAAAAATGTACTCGAGTACAAAGACGGTGTCAGCTTTCTCGGTTCTTCTACCGGATGGGAGGACAAAGTGGAGATGGGACACGGCCGCTCTATGGGTGTAGAGTTCATGGCGCAGAAAACCATAGGAAAGACAACGGGATGGCTGGCATATACCCTGGCTAAGAGTGACCGTAAGTTTGCCACAGGAGGAATAAACAACGGCGAACGCTTTCCATATAAATATGACCGCCGACACAACATCGACCTGACACTCAATCATCGGTTCAACGAACGGATCGATGTAAGTGCTTCCTGGATATTTACCACCGGAGGTACGACAACGATCCCCACCGAACTGACAGGTATTATCCGTCCGGGCGACAACGACTCATCGATAGAAGAGGGAGACTACGTCAAGCATCGCAACAATTATCGCCTCCCCGCCACCCACCGGTTAAATGTAGGGGTCAACTTCAGCAAGAAGACTAAACATGGCATGCGCATCTGGAATGTCAGCATATATAATGTATACAATGCCATGAACCCCACTCTGATATATCGCACCTACAAAAAGACTGAATATACTCAAGGCGAACAAGCACAAGGCAACCGCATACCGGTCATTCGGAAATTCACTCTGTTGCCTTGCATTCCTTCATTCAGTTATACATATAAATTCTAAGTATTTATGAGACGATCTATTCTTGATATATTCCTTTTCTTGCTGGTTATCATATCCACTGCGGCATGCAATAACGATCTTCCTTTCGACTTGAAGGAGAATCCGCCCAAGTTAGTGATGAATGCCATTATCAACGCCGACAGCACCTACAATACCTTGTTTCTGAACCTCACCGGCAGAAACCAGATCGGACAAATAAAAGGAGCCACCGTAGAAGTACGCATCAACGGTTCTCTCAGTGAAACTCTCCGTCCCGATCCGCATAGCAGCGATAAAGGGCGCTTTTATATAAACAGTGCTTTCCATCCGGGCGATGTGGTCCGTATAGATGCTATGACGGATGACGGCGAACACCACGCATGGGCCGAAGTCACCGTACCTCAACCCATCGGGAAGATAGAAAAGGTGGATACGGCCTCCATCATGAGAAAGCCGAGTAACTATGGCTACGGAACTCCGCCAAGACGGCATCTCCGTTACCAAATCAAAATAAAGGACCGCCCGGGAGAGAAGAATTTTTATCGGATCATTGTGGAACAACGGAAATACTGGAAATACTATTGGGAACAAAATGACCAGACCTGTTGGAGTTCGGCAATGCAGAAAAGCTTTAAACTGCAAACAAACGAAGACGTGGTGTTGACCGACGGCAAACCCAGTACGGAAGAAGATGATGAAAACGGACTCTTCGGCACTGTCAATAACAAGTATGCCATATTTGACGACTCACGTTTCACCGACGGAAGTTATACGATGAACGTCTATAACGATATCTACGGATGGGGATTCTGGGGACAGGAGTATATCTGGATAAAGACGGATGTCTACATCCGCATACTCAGCATTACCGAAAAAGAATATTATTATTTAAGAGCGTTGAATCTGCTCGACTCCGATGCCTACGACAACACCCTGAGCGAGCCTATCGCTTTCCCAAGCAATGTGAACGGAGGTACCGGAATGGTAGGGTTCAGTACAGAAACAAACTATATGCTGACAGTTAAAAACAACGCAGTTCCCCCAATGGTACCGGATTTATAAAGAAACCACTATCTTTGTGCCCTAAAAGCACATTTATATGTTTATAATTATCGGAATCATGCTCACGGGCATGCTACTGGGTTACCTGTTACGTAGCAAAAGGCTCACGTGGATACATAAAGTCATCACATTATTAATATGGCTGTTGCTCTTCCTGCTCGGCATCGATGTAGGAGGCAACGAAGCCATCGTGAAAGGATTGCATGCCATCGGGCTGGAAGCTCTCATCATCACGGCAGCTGCCGTAACCGGAAGCACACTGGCTGCCTGGGGACTTTGGTATCTGCTCCATACACGCTATCAGAAAAAGGAGGCTAAACCATGAAAGGCAGTCTCATTATCGTCTCTTTCTTCATTGTCGGCACTCTGTGCGGACTTCTTCAGCTGATCCCGTACGATTTCAGCCAAAGTAAACTCAGTTTTTATGCCTTATGCGGGCTGATGTTCTGCGTCGGCATTAGCATAGGCAACGATCCGCAGACACTGAAAAGTTTCCGGTCACTGAATCCCCGCCTACTCTTCCTGCCCGTCATGACCATTCTGGGAACATTGGCTGGATGTGCCGTAGTCAGCCTCTTTTTGTCCCATCGTTCACCGTCCGATTGTATGGCGGTAGGTTCCGGATTCGGGTATTATTCACTCTCAAGTATATTCATCACCGAGTACAAAGGAGCCGAATTGGGTACCATCGCATTGCTTTCAAACATCATGCGCGAAATCATCGCTTTGCTTTGTGCCCCCCTATTGGTAAAGTTCTTCGGAAAACTAGCCCCCATTTCAGTCGGAGGAGCCACCACCATGGACACGACTCTTCCTATTATCACCCGTTGTTCCGGACAGGAATTTGTCATCGTCTCCATTTTCCATGGATTCATTGTAGACTTTAGCGTACCGTTTCTGGTGACATTATTCTGCTCCATATAGGCATCATATTACAAAACGATTTCAGTTTTCTCTAATATCCCATCTTTTTTACAGCATATTTTTGATATACATCAAGAAATGGTATCATTCTGCTCACTTTTCTTTCTTTGCGCTTTTATGTTGAATAACATATTTGTATATTTGCATAGGTAAAAAGAAAAAGCTAAGCGCTTAGCAATTGTTTTTAATAGGTATTAGGGTCCTTATGACAAGGATAAGGACAAAGATTAGTTTTCAGGAATAACAATTAAAAAAGTAGGTATTATGAAAAGATTAGGATTAACATTAGTGGCAGCGCTATGCCTTGTTGCTACTACATTTGCAGCAGGCAATCAACCTACAGTTGCAAAATGGGAAGGTAACATCAATGTGAATAAATTGGGTAAATACCTGAATTTATCTTCTGTACAGGCAGAAGAAGTAGCCAACATTTGCAACTATTTTGACGAACAGATGGGAAGAGCCACCACTGCGAAAAAGAACAAGGATACCATGGTTCGTAACGCTGTTTACGGCAATCTGAAATTGATGAAAAAGACGTTGACAGATGCTCAGTACACTAAGTATACTACAATATTGAACATGACTTTGAAGAACAAAGGCATCGAAGTAAAGTAGGAACTTGATTGATGAATAAAAGGATAAAAGACCGGTGTCGTCGAATGAACTGACATCGGTCTTTTATTTTTATGCCAATCACTGACAGCCGCGAAGATGGTTAACACTGATGTTTCCGGTTAAATCAGTAATTCCTCCTAAGCCAGATATTGAAAAGTCTATCATACACCTGATACCCTCCAGACTCCTGAGTCAACATGTCTTTTTCCAGTAAACCCTTCAACCCCGACTGCACCGAACTGGCAGAAGTCAACCGATATTTTTTAATAAATGCAGCAGAAGTAACTCCTTTTGCTTTCTGCTCCTTGGCAATGGCAATCATTATCTCTTTTTGCTTTTCCGGAAGACGAGAAAATATTTCTTGAAAAGTAAAGTCTTGTGTAGCAATTATATTGTTTAGTGCCAGATTTATCATAGGTACATCACAGATACCCTTTTTGTCTGTCAAAATAAAAAGTTCATTCAATATTAACTGCACATACCAAGTGTGCCCATCAAACAGGGTATATACATTCTCTACCAATTGATCTGTCACTTTCTTACCATTCTCCTCAAACAATCCCTTCACAAAAGGTTTATATACCTCCAAAGGAATTGCTCCTAAGTGCATCATACTCACGCTTTGATAAAATGGCCTGGAAGGACTGTTGAATATATTCATCATTATATGCCTCTGACTTCCTGCAAAAACAAAATTAGAGTTACTGCAATGCTGAACTTTAGTCCTTAAAATAGCTTCCAGATTTTTCTCCGGATATGAACTGATTTGCTGAAATTCATCTATTGCTACAATACAAGGCTTGTCTGCCTGCTCCAGATAGATAAAGATTTCTTCTAGAGTAGTTTCAGGAGCATGAATATCTCCCAAACCAAGTTCTAAAATCGGTTCTCCTGTAATACTATCTAATTTAAATCCAATCCTTAAAGAGGTAATTATAGAAAAGAAACGATCTATGAATTTATTCCCCTGGGGCTTTAACTTCTCAAAAATCCCTTTACCCAAAGCAAAAACAAACTCTTTCAAACTTGAAGTCGCATATATATCAATGAAGAAAGTATAATAGCCTTCTTTAATCAAAGGCTGATAAAAACAATGCCTTATCAATCCCGTTTTTCCCATTCGGCGAGTTGAAACAAGAGCCACATTTCTCCCATTTATCAAGTTACGGATCAAATTTTCTGTTTCAGCAACTCTATCACAAAAATAACGAGGAGAAACGTATCCTCCAACTACAAAAGGATTAATAACCGCCATAACTAAAATTATTATATTTATAATTATTGCAAATATAATAATTATCTTTTAGGTAAAAGATGCAAGTGAAAATATTTGCGCATAAGACCAATATATATTCCACTCAGCAAAAGGATACAGCCCAATAAATACCAATCACCATAACCCCGGCAATATAAATACCCAATAATAATCACAATTTGCACAATCATATACACCAACGATACCACCACGTGCGGTATTCTCAATTCATTAACCATGATCTGATACAAATGTTTCCGGTGAGGCAAACCAATATTTTCATGTAGCAACAACCGGTGTATGATTGTCAACACACTATCCACTCCATATACAGTAAGCATCACAAGCCAGCTGAAATCTTTCGTTTGAAGAATCAAACTCCCGATCAGGAACAGGACTACAAAAGCTATACTGACCGAACCCACATCACCGGCGAAGCATTTCGCTCTCTTACGGAAATTAAAAAAGTCAAACACCAACACAGAACAAATCATCGTATAAATAAAATTCTGTTCTGTGAAGGAGATCACTTCTGCATTCACATATGCCAAAGAAACCAAGATAACCAATGAATACCCGCCGGTAATGCCGTTAATGCCATCCATAAAGTTATAGGCATTGATAATCCCCGTACAGACGATCAGAGCGACAAGCAACGTCCACCAAGGCAAGCTGAACAACCCCCATTGATAGAACATCAGGGCCATTGCCGTAAAATGGAAGACTAAACGCAAACCCTGCGAAGTAGAACGGATATCATCTATAAAACTGATAAAAGTGATCAAGGTCAAAGCCAATATAAACCAAGGATATTCAAACTGATTCGTCAGAAAAAAAGTCAATGCACTCAAATAGAAGATGATTCCTCTTCCTCTCAGAGTAATCCGAGTGTGTGAACTCCGCTCGTTTGGCTTATCGATAATATTGCATTTATCAGCAATACGGAAATAAAAAAGTTCTGCCAGGAATAGCAGAACTAAGATTAGCAGATAACACATAAACTATTCGTTCTTTTTAATGAAATAAAACCAAAGTTGAAGTCCTAAAAAGGCAAAAGAAATACCCCCTATTAGGAGTCCTATAATCCCCCAAAAATCCACTCACAATACCTCCTTATTCTATCTGAAAATTCTCCAAAACATTCATAGGTTTCCACCCAAGTTCACGCATAGCCTTTTCATTACTAAAAGTCAAAGAGTGCGTAATCTTACGAAGTTTTAAACTGTTTATTGGGATATTTTCCCCAAGACAATCACCAAAAACAGCCATACTTTTAGCAAACAATAAGGAATAGATATTGGTCTTTTTTTATTCAATTGCTTACATATCACCATCTCTAATTCACGAAAACTCAGCTGGTAACTGTCACAAACATTATATATCCCTCCCTTTTCAATCAATAGAGGAACAAGATTTGCTATATCCTGAACCATCAAAACGCTTTTCCGAGCCAATACTTAAGTACTTACCATTTCTAATCCCATGAATCATCGCTCCTAAATTTCCCGAAGGATTAGGTCCGGCAATTTAGGCTACTATTGACGGAACGATAGATTCAGACGCAATGCTGAATAATTACTTATACGACTTCTTGTCGCACGAGATACCTAAAGAGACAAAAAATCAAACGATTTTCAACAATTTGATTATGAGTGAATTGTAAAATTTTATAATATTTTCTCATAACTACGGTGTTGCATTGATACTGTTACACTATTGGTAAGTGATGTACTTCCTAGTAAGGCTACACCATTGGATTAATTCTTTTATTTGCTCAGAAAGAGCGAGAAAAATCTTCAGCTTAATCTAATAAATGATGCCTGTTTGCTGCAGAAGAAATTTCTTCCTAGTAAAGATGGAACTCGAAGAGGTGTAATACAAAAGAAAAAATACAAGAAGCATAAAAAGAAAGAAAAGCCTATTCTCAAACTTATTGATCCGCCTTTCCTGTTGGTAGAGGAGATTCATCTTAGCATGAAAAAGACAATAGATAAAAAACGGTATTCAGAAAGATCGTTTTGCTAAAATCAGAACGAGTATTAGTCCTTGTCTACAACTTTAAATTTTATTTACAGAATAATATATTTTAAAACAAAATCTAAGTAATAATTGGAATATGAACTATAAAAATTAATATTCTTTTTGTAATCTGATTTTTTCGTAAGATAGACTAAAGTGTTAAATTACGCAAAATATATCAACATATATTTACAATCAAATTTATTTTGACTATATTAGAAAAATGTTCCTTCAATCTTTAAATATAATATGAACAATGGCACAGTTAGAATCTAAACAATTAAACAAAATTGGTTTACATGAGAATGCTACCAATAGAAACATGGATGAAAAATTATTATTAAAGTGCGAAAATAGTATTCGCGCTTACAAAATTGTGAATTTGCTCAACAAGCATAATATTGCATTACGACAGCATGACGAGAGTCAGGATCCTAGGGTTGGTGCATATGGCGCCGTAACTGGTATTGCTATATATGTATTTGCTAAGGATTATGAAAAGGCTTTATCTATAGTTTCCCCTATTCTTAAAGATTTTAATACCATCAGTACATTCTGTCCAAAATGTGGAAGTGAAAATGTAAAACCCATTACTGGTAATCACAAATATATTACTTATTTAATTTTCCTTTGCCTGTTCCTTATACTTACTCCTGGTATTTATATTGCTTTGCCTGAAGATTTTGGACTCAGGTCTTCCTTAATAAATAAAATAGCTTTAATGATGGTTGCGCTAGGTTTTATTTTAATGCCAATTATTAATCATTATAATGTTAATTATAAGTGTAAAAAATGCGGCAATAGATTTAGGCATTATTAGCTTTATTGTTCATAATCGATTCTATTGTTTTATTACAACAGAATCAAGTTAATAAAAAGCGATTGTCTTACATAATAAATGTTTTTTATTATGAGGTTTAAAATTCTGACCTTATCAGAAGCAGAACGGAAACTTCAGGCTGGTGAAAGCGACACTGATTTACTATGAAGCGGAATTCCACAAGAAATACGATCCCATAAAATAGAAGGTCCTGTAGTCTATTGGAATGTAGATGAACAGCGATGAACGACATTCCAGGTGGAGAACTTTATGGAAGAGAACGCAATGGAAGTGATAGAGGCAAAATACGGAATAAAGGGCCCGGCAATCGTACTGAAGCTGCTTTGTAAAATATACAAGGAGAGATGCTACATACTTTGGGATGAGGAGCAGTGCCTGATCTTTGCCTACAAAGTAGAAAGGGAAGTGCAAACTGGGGAGGTACAGGGAATTATCGTAATTCTCTTTATCAAAGGAATACTGGACAGAAGCAGTTGTCAGGAAAACGGAATACTGACCTCGGAAAACATACAGAAGGTATGGATGGAGGCAACAAAGCGGAGAAAGAAAGAGCTGTCGAAACTCCCCTACCTGATGGTGAAAACGGAAAAGGAAAACGGCAAACCGGACAATACATCCGCACAACAGGAAATAGAACAACCCAAGCCGCTTAAAGAAGGAAAAGTAGCTGTCGGCACAGGAAATGTAGCCGTTAGCCTGGGAAATGTAGTACGTCATGTAGCCGTTAACTCAAAAAATGCATGCAATTCCAGACAAAGTAAAGTAAAGAAAAGTAGAGCAAAGGAAAATAAAGAATTACCCCCTCAGCTCCCCCTGAGGGGAAGGAGG containing:
- a CDS encoding TonB-dependent receptor, with the protein product MRKSNPDFHHIRSYILMCVVSLTFSTIYAQTPEPKLTLKLQNTSLSEVIRQIEQDTGFSFIYGEEVKLDHKVSLNVQKKPLREVLNLLFANKPISYKITGKHILLQKTPPKPVSRKFTVSGYVTDGASAETLIGANILESRHHQGTTTNPYGFYSITLPEGEARLSFSYLGYTGQQHVLNLTADTLLNIRMKDNNMLQEVVIVSDKAESGVMATQMGASEIPMTQIKNTPSILGEADVMKAIQLMPGVQAGMEGSAGLYVRGGGPDQNLILLDGVPVYNVDHLLGFFSVFTPEAVKKVTLFKSSFPARFGGRLSSVIDVRTNDGDMKNYHGVVSVGLLTSKINFEGPIIKNRTSFNISARRSYIDLLAKPFMPKDEKYSYYFFDVNAKINHKFSDRSRLFLSAYNGKDHFMTKYDDTYYGDEDKYRDGGKMNWGNTIVSGRWNYIFNNKLFSNTTVAFNNYKFDVSTFTKNEIHTNNQITWNRYKADYKSGIRDWSAQIDFDYNPIPTHHVKFGVQYLHHSFRPEVSTSKIFDKTGETIERDTTYYTTSNSEILAHEASAYLEDNFNLSSRLRMNLGLHFSTFQVQKKNYFSVQPRISARYQLSKDVVLKASYTKMSQYVHLISSMPFAMPTDLWVPVTSKIKPMQAHQVSLGGYYTGIDGWEFSIEGYYKGMKNVLEYKDGVSFLGSSTGWEDKVEMGHGRSMGVEFMAQKTIGKTTGWLAYTLAKSDRKFATGGINNGERFPYKYDRRHNIDLTLNHRFNERIDVSASWIFTTGGTTTIPTELTGIIRPGDNDSSIEEGDYVKHRNNYRLPATHRLNVGVNFSKKTKHGMRIWNVSIYNVYNAMNPTLIYRTYKKTEYTQGEQAQGNRIPVIRKFTLLPCIPSFSYTYKF
- a CDS encoding DUF4249 domain-containing protein, with amino-acid sequence MRRSILDIFLFLLVIISTAACNNDLPFDLKENPPKLVMNAIINADSTYNTLFLNLTGRNQIGQIKGATVEVRINGSLSETLRPDPHSSDKGRFYINSAFHPGDVVRIDAMTDDGEHHAWAEVTVPQPIGKIEKVDTASIMRKPSNYGYGTPPRRHLRYQIKIKDRPGEKNFYRIIVEQRKYWKYYWEQNDQTCWSSAMQKSFKLQTNEDVVLTDGKPSTEEDDENGLFGTVNNKYAIFDDSRFTDGSYTMNVYNDIYGWGFWGQEYIWIKTDVYIRILSITEKEYYYLRALNLLDSDAYDNTLSEPIAFPSNVNGGTGMVGFSTETNYMLTVKNNAVPPMVPDL
- a CDS encoding LysO family transporter, which produces MFIIIGIMLTGMLLGYLLRSKRLTWIHKVITLLIWLLLFLLGIDVGGNEAIVKGLHAIGLEALIITAAAVTGSTLAAWGLWYLLHTRYQKKEAKP
- a CDS encoding lysine exporter LysO family protein; its protein translation is MKGSLIIVSFFIVGTLCGLLQLIPYDFSQSKLSFYALCGLMFCVGISIGNDPQTLKSFRSLNPRLLFLPVMTILGTLAGCAVVSLFLSHRSPSDCMAVGSGFGYYSLSSIFITEYKGAELGTIALLSNIMREIIALLCAPLLVKFFGKLAPISVGGATTMDTTLPIITRCSGQEFVIVSIFHGFIVDFSVPFLVTLFCSI
- a CDS encoding AAA family ATPase, with the protein product MAVINPFVVGGYVSPRYFCDRVAETENLIRNLINGRNVALVSTRRMGKTGLIRHCFYQPLIKEGYYTFFIDIYATSSLKEFVFALGKGIFEKLKPQGNKFIDRFFSIITSLRIGFKLDSITGEPILELGLGDIHAPETTLEEIFIYLEQADKPCIVAIDEFQQISSYPEKNLEAILRTKVQHCSNSNFVFAGSQRHIMMNIFNSPSRPFYQSVSMMHLGAIPLEVYKPFVKGLFEENGKKVTDQLVENVYTLFDGHTWYVQLILNELFILTDKKGICDVPMINLALNNIIATQDFTFQEIFSRLPEKQKEIMIAIAKEQKAKGVTSAAFIKKYRLTSASSVQSGLKGLLEKDMLTQESGGYQVYDRLFNIWLRRNY
- a CDS encoding MraY family glycosyltransferase: MCYLLILVLLFLAELFYFRIADKCNIIDKPNERSSHTRITLRGRGIIFYLSALTFFLTNQFEYPWFILALTLITFISFIDDIRSTSQGLRLVFHFTAMALMFYQWGLFSLPWWTLLVALIVCTGIINAYNFMDGINGITGGYSLVILVSLAYVNAEVISFTEQNFIYTMICSVLVFDFFNFRKRAKCFAGDVGSVSIAFVVLFLIGSLILQTKDFSWLVMLTVYGVDSVLTIIHRLLLHENIGLPHRKHLYQIMVNELRIPHVVVSLVYMIVQIVIIIGYLYCRGYGDWYLLGCILLLSGIYIGLMRKYFHLHLLPKR
- a CDS encoding putative signal transducing protein, which gives rise to MAQLESKQLNKIGLHENATNRNMDEKLLLKCENSIRAYKIVNLLNKHNIALRQHDESQDPRVGAYGAVTGIAIYVFAKDYEKALSIVSPILKDFNTISTFCPKCGSENVKPITGNHKYITYLIFLCLFLILTPGIYIALPEDFGLRSSLINKIALMMVALGFILMPIINHYNVNYKCKKCGNRFRHY